A part of Astatotilapia calliptera chromosome 15, fAstCal1.2, whole genome shotgun sequence genomic DNA contains:
- the ylpm1 gene encoding YLP motif-containing protein 1 isoform X3, with product MYPTWGNYGAPQSQNYGGAGPRKPLAGSHTGQAPGFGGFEASSSGSLFSSLQEQHLQQMQQLQMLHQKQLQSVLQHGNNASTAAPAYGVAHAGGYVGSSWRPEGPAHVDSGAGAQSYFKPEETSATRVPPAPKQGHQQPPPLPPQPHPTDTQPVPPPPEPQPSKPPENSSPPKPKEAPTAEDEKSLPLQEQQQLWYKQHLQNLQKLKQERAKQNQKDGDGSFPLPPPPGKTAPPPPPLEPPKSTPPPPPPKEEPPTPPPLPEEVRPEVPKDPEEAARLQQLQAAAAHWQQVQQQRAGLQYQALMQQHEKLQQILEQYQRLIQQPANLQSMSAELQLRHYEMQQQQFTPLFQDWNHSFTLWYEQFQSYPHKDQLQDYGHQWKQWKEQMNATNAHLQERVATLTAMVPFASSQYNSGMMGQYGQYPVQDTPLQQSVNPGMQQTPVTVGPRLQGPQPTGFVTHSESPAVPSVRGSAPSGIGVQPPVPPVVQPPSFNNVRGPQVNNPRFEQPHQRFDGPPRFDQPQQRFDGPSRFDHPQQRFDGPPRFDQPPNRFDGPPRFDQPRHRFDGPPRFDQQRQRFDGPARFDQPRFGQPPRFDSTRLTGPSPRLECPPNLQEKQQQGMLPKVEPVTPQPPTPDSKTPEKSSDKPLSENEKDKLKLVDKSASEDMTDDNLLSTEGFFVQSEPIPQTLQTDTKPEDSNSSVTLDKGEKSEPVNSKPPVNTSSAVTSNTTTQNSQKPDGPLGNSKPPQIPKSSGIQPEPQKQSKLDPPKPPPGRGRGQPPVPSQVRGRGRGQRSSGEFKGQNTVPIGEEMGEMPYDYMPPEENVGMQEEQENYYWQDPSHEQFGGEESEMPPEEMWMPEEHHFTEEEYYQEPIGGPHMGRGRPPMMRGRPPMPRGGPPMGRGGPPMGRGGPLMGRGGPPMGRGGPPMGRGGPPMGRGGPPMVRGGPPMVRGGPPMGRGGPPMSRGGPPMARGGPPMARGGPPMGRGLPMGRGGPPMGKEEPVDRHWEEAESNEYLEDEDPYWIERRPPMRGMRPPFPPGRGRPPRGHPGFMLQGRGRPHFPPHGPIDHEPLGHGMESDDSNMDPSMHPMYHGHEPPSHAMHPDVGRGRRRVPPPPHEMIDHLEEPIYDEGTEGELDWQPPPGRGPPPPPHEILDREGLRRRPMGRGIGRGMWPPGPTHEDYEEGYKEGYAVDYDHGEDGYRCRPPPDYHPDDCRRDARYHESEWDREHALSERDYPPRKAPSEPFREPHWQEERERGHPYQYDELERGRGELRIREYRDEPPYRKDETSYPPPSDWERPSRRPPLPERGYPIDYEDRRPRYEEQREEIPLHIPPPTAAPVTNLPESSVEAASGANVLALSQRQHEIILKAAQELKLIRELQEGKTSGSESKPAQTDVLPDLPAGLLGLEIPPEVRNALKGMTATTQTTAAESVPRDIKSTATHYQPSFPAPAVPVIPKTVDYGHGHEPGTTVERISYGERIVLRPDPVPSDRGYEKEPLRDPYGRDSYYERRSDPYMDRREYSRERELYREKPEYERERFDRERYPLRERDDSTQAMNDERSPLASSLRSGYRERDRDVRDRDRSGSRDPDEHYGRPGYDRPPYERAILERTGPERYSHSPSPYMDRRSYPDDRGPPTAPPVPPPQPPPRVEKKPEIKNIDDILKLPGRLSRPERIVIIMRGLPGSGKTHVAKLIRDKEVECGGAPPRVLVLDDYFMTEVEKVEKDPDTGKRVKKKAMEYEYELEMEDTYRSSMLKTFKKTLDDGFFPFIILDTINDRVKHFDQFWSAAKTKGFEVYLAEITADTQTCAKRNVHGRTLKDIMKMSNNWEPSPRHMVRLDVRSLLQDAAIEEVEMEDFNPDDEPKEPKREEEEESDLGYIPKSKWEMDTSEAKLDKLDGLGSGGKRKREGEHMAGLEDYLQLPDDYATRMSEPGKKRVRWADLEEQKDADRKRAIGFVVGQTDWEKITDESGQLAQRALNRTKYF from the exons ATGTATCCTACCTGGGGAAATTACGGTGCACCTCAGTCCCAAAACTATGGAGGTGCTGGGCCCCGTAAGCCACTGGCTGGCAGCCACACTGGCCAGGCTCCCGGATTCGGCGGTTTCGAGGCCTCTTCCAGCGGCTCGTTGTTTTCCAGCTTGCAGGAGCAGCACCTCCAGCAGatgcagcagctgcagatgCTCCACCAGAAACAGCTCCAGTCTGTATTACAACACGGCAACAATGCCAGTACTGCTGCTCCTGCATACGGCGTTGCACACGCTGGTGGGTACGTGGGGTCGTCGTGGCGTCCAGAAGGACCTGCACATGTAGACAGCGGCGCTGGCGCTCAGTCCTACTTTAAACCAGAAGAGACTTCAGCGACGAGAGTACCCCCTGCTCCCAAACAGGGTCACCAGCAGCCTCCTCCACTTCCTCCGCAACCGCATCCCACCGATACCCAGCCTGTGCCTCCCCCTCCAGAGCCGCAGCCATCAAAGCCACCAGAGAACAGCAGTCCTCCCAAACCCAAGGAGGCCCCCACGGCAGAAGACGAGAAATCCTTACCGTTGCAG gagcagcagcagctctggtaCAAACAGCATCTTCAGAATCTGCAGAAACTGAAGCAAGAGAGAGCCAAACAGAATCAGAAAGATGGAGATGGCTCTTTTCCCCTGCCACCACCCCCAGGCAAAACAGCTCCTCCGCCCCCTCCATTAGAACCACCAAAAAGCACACCACCACCCCCGCCGCCTAAAGAGGAACCTCCAACACCGCCACCACTACCTGAGGAAGTAAGG CCTGAAGTACCAAAAGACCCAGAGGAAGCTGCTCGCCTTCAGCAGTTACAGGCTGCAGCAGCACACTGGCAACAAGTTCAACAGCAGAGAGCCGGTTTACAATATCAGGCTCTCATGCAACAACATGAGAAGCTTCAGCAGATTCTGGAGCAATACCAACGCCTCATTCAACAGCCTGCAAACCTACAG TCAATGTCTGCAGAATTGCAGCTGAGGCACTACGAAATGCAACAGCAACAGTTCACACCTCTATTCCAAGACTGGAATCACTCCTTCACCCTGTGGTATGAGCAATTCCAGAGCTATCCTCATAAAGACCAACTGCAGGATTATGGGCATCAGTGGAAACAGTGGAAGGAACAGATGAATGCAACAAATGCCCACCTTCAAGAAAGAGTGGCTACTCTCACTGCCATGGTACCGTTTGCGTCAAGCCAATATAATAGTGGAATGATGGGACAGTATGGCCAGTACCCTGTACAAGACACGCCTTTGCAGCAGTCAGTAAACCCAGGTATGCAGCAGACCCCTGTTACTGTTGGTCCAAGACTTCAAGGTCCACAGCCTACTGGTTTTGTAACACATTCAGAATCACCTGCTGTGCCCTCAGTTCGAGGAAGTGCCCCTAGTGGCATAGGAGTCCAACCCCCAGTTCCCCCAGTTGTTCAGCCACCAAGTTTCAACAATGTCAGGGGTCCACA GGTAAACAACCCCAGATTTGAACAACCACATCAGCGATTTGATGGACCCCCAAGGTTTGACCAACCGCAACAGCGATTTGATGGGCCTTCAAGATTTGACCACCCACAACAACGCTTTGATGGTCCTCCAAGGTTTGACCAACCACCTAACCGTTTTGATGGTCCCCCTCGATTTGACCAACCAAggcatcgttttgatggtccaCCTAGATTCGATCAACAACGGCAACGGTTTGATGGACCGGCCAGATTTGATCAACCTCGATTTGGGCAGCCACCTAGGTTTGATTCCACAAGGCTCACTGGCCCTTCACCTCGTCTTGAATGTCCACCAAaccttcaagaaaaacagcagcaaggAATGCTGCCTAAGGTGGAACCAGTCACTCCGCAACCTCCAACTCCAGATTCTAAGACTCCAGAAAAATCGTCTGATAAGCCGctatctgaaaatgaaaaagataaaTTGAAATTGGTTGATAAGAGCGCTTCTGAAGATATGACAGATGACAACTTACTTTCaactgagggtttttttgtccAAAGTGAACCAATTCCTCAGACATTACAAACAGATACAAAACCTGAGGATTCAAATAGCAGTGTTACTTTGGACAAAGGTGAGAAATCTGAACCTGTTAACAGTAAGCCCCCTGTAAATACTAGTTCTGCTGTTACATCAAACACTACAACACAAAATTCGCAAAAACCAGATGGACCACTGGGAAACAGCAAACCACCACAGATTCCAAAGTCCTCAGGAATCCAACCAGAGCCACAAAAGCAGTCAAAACTAGATCCTCCAAAACCTCCCCCTGGTCGGGGACGAGGCCAGCCCCCAGTGCCTAGCCAGGTGCGCGGACGAGGACGTGGGCAGAGGAGCAGTGGAGAGTTTAAGGGACAAAACACTGTACCAATTGGGGAAGAGATGGGGGAAATGCCTTATGATTACATGCCCCCTGAAGAAAATGTGGGTATGcaagaagaacaagaaaactACTATTGGCAAGATCCTTCACATGAACAGTTTGGTGGTGAGGAATCAGAAATGCCCCCAGAAGAAATGTGGATGCCAGAAGAACATCACTTCACAGAGGAAGAGTACTATCAAGAGCCAATAGGAGGACCCCACATGGGGAGAGGTAGGCCTCCAATGATGAGAGGAAGGCCCCCAATGCCTAGAGGTGGTCCTCCCATGGGAAGAGGTGGTCCTCCCATGGGAAGAGGTGGACCCCTTATGGGTCGGGGAGGTCCTCCTATGGgtcgaggaggaccaccaatgGGTAGGGGAGGACCACCAATGGGTAGGGGAGGGCCACCAATGGTTAGGGGAGGGCCACCAATGGTTAGGGGAGGGCCACCAATGGGCAGAGGTGGACCACCAATGAGTAGAGGTGGACCACCCATGGCCAGAGGAGGTCCACCCATGGCCAGAGGAGGTCCACCTATGGGAAGAGGATTACCCATGGGAAGAGGAGGACCACCTATGGGAAAGGAAGAACCAGTGGACAGACACTGGGAAGAAGCTGAATCAAATGAGTACTTAGAGGATGAAGACCCTTACTGGATTGAAAGGAGACCACCAATGAGAGGCATGAGACCTCCATTTCCTCCTGGTCGGGGTCGTCCCCCACGTGGTCACCCTGGTTTCATGCTTCAAGGACGAGGCCGCCCCCATTTCCCACCACATGGGCCAATAGATCACGAGCCATTAGGCCACGGAATGGAATCTGATGATTCCAATATGGATCCATCAATGCATCCCATGTACCATGGACATGAACCCCCTAGCCATGCGATGCATCCTGACGTAGGACGAGGCAGGCGTCGTGTGCCACCACCACCTCATGAAATGATAGATCATTTGGAGGAGCCAATATACGATGAGGGAACGGAAGGAGAATTAGATTGGCAGCCACCACCTGGCAGaggtcctccaccacctccacatGAGATACTAGATAGGGAAGGACTGAGGAGGAGACCTATGGGTCGGGGAATAGGAAGAGGTATGTGGCCGCCAGGTCCAACACATGAGGATTATGAAGAAGGTTATAAAGAGGGTTATGCCGTAGATTATGATCATGGGGAAGATGGGTATCGCTGTCGGCCACCACCAGACTATCATCCTGATGACTGTCGTCGTGATGCCAGGTATCATGAGTCTGAGTGGGACAGAGAGCATGCTCTCTCAGAGAGGGACTATCCCCCCCGCAAGGCACCATCAGAGCCATTCAGAGAACCCCACTGGcaagaggaaagagaaagaggtcACCCATATCAATATGATGAACTTGAGCGGGGGAGAGGAGAACTCAGAATTCGTGAATACAGGGATGAGCCACCTTACCGGAAGGATGAAACATCTTACCCACCTCCTTCAGACTGGGAGAGGCCTTCCAGACGTCCTCCACTGCCAGAGAGAGGGTATCCAATAGACTATGAAGATCGTAGACCTCGCTATGAGGAACAAAGAGAAGAAATTCCTTTGCATATACCTCCACCTACAGCTGCACCTGTCACAAACCTGCCTGAGAGTTCAGTTGAAGCAGCCAGTGGAGCAAATGTACTTGCCCTTTCCCAACGCCAACATGAGATCATCTTGAAAGCTGCTCAAGAGCTTAAACTAATAAG GGAATTGCAGGAGGGTAAAACCTCTGGTAGTGAATCCAAGCCTGCACAAACTGATGTTCTGCCAGATTTGCCTGCTGGTCTTCTTGGATTAGAGATTCCACCAGAAGTCAGGAATGCTCTGAag GGTATGACTGCAACAACTCAGACAACTGCAGCTGAATCTGTGCCTCGCGATATAAAATCTACTGCCACACATTATCAGCCGTCATTCCCTGCACCTGCAGTGCCGGTTATTCCAAAGACGGTTGATTATGGTCATGGTCATG AGCCTGGAACCACGGTTGAGCGGATCTCTTATGGTGAGAGGATTGTGTTGAGGCCTGACCCAGTGCCATCGGACCGGGGCTATGAAAAGG AACCACTCAGAGATCCTTACGGCAGAGACTCATATTACGAAAGACGATCAGACCCTTACATGGACCGCCGGGAGTACAGCAGAGAGAGGGAATTATACAGAGAGAAGCCAGAATATGAAAGAGAAAGATTTGACAGGGAGCGCTACCCCCTGAGAGAAAGAGATGACAG CACTCAGGCCATGAATGATGAAAG ATCTCCACTGGCATCTTCTCTACGCTCCGGATACAGGGAGAGGGACCGGGATGTTCGAGATAGGGACCGTAGTGGCAGCCGTGATCCAGATGAACATTATGGGAGGCCAGGTTATGATAGACCTCCATATGAGCGTGCTATACTTGAGCGTACTGGGCCTGAACGTTACAGCCATAGCCCATCACCTTACA TGGACAGAAGAAGTTATCCAGATGACAGAGGGCCCCCCACTGCACCACCAGTCCCACCTCCACAACCTCCCCCACGTGTTGAGAAGAAGCCGGAAATCAAGAATATCGACGATATCCTTAAACTACCTGGCAGATTGTCTCGCCCTGAAAGG ATTGTCATAATCATGAGGGGGCTTCCAGGAAGCGGAAAAACCCATGTTGCAAAGCTCATACGG GACAAAGAGGTTGAATGTGGCGGTGCACCTCCCCGAGTTCTTGTTTTAGATGATTATTTCATGACAGAGGTTGAGAAAGTTGAGAAGGACCCAGACACTGGGaagagggtaaaaaaaaag GCTATGGAGTACGAGTATGAGCTGGAGATGGAGGATACTTACCGGAGCAGCATGCTTAAAACGTTTAAGAAAACCTTGGATGATggcttttttcctttcattattTTAGACACTATTAATGACAGGGTTAAACATTTTGATCAGTTCTGGAGTGCAGCTAAAACTAAAGGCTTTGAG GTGTATTTGGCTGAAATCACTGCAGACACTCAGACTTGTGCAAAGCGGAATGTCCATGGGCGCACGCTTAAGGATATAATGAAG ATGTCTAATAACTGGGAGCCTTCACCACGTCACATGGTGCGCTTGGATGTCCGGTCCCTGCTGCAGGATGCTGCTATAGAGGAG gtTGAAATGGAAGATTTCAACCCTGATGACGAGCCCAAGGAACCcaagagagaagaggaagaagagagtgaTCTG